From Vibrio fortis, a single genomic window includes:
- a CDS encoding AAA family ATPase yields the protein MNHAQQAINRLIEQTEKSVISQSHVVRALVIGLLTNGHVLLEGLPGTAKTRSVKSLSNLLNASFGRIQFTPDLLPSDVTGTEVYQEVEGKPQLHFQAGPIFNSIVLADEVNRAPAKVQAALLEAMAEGTITVGGQTHVLPELFMVLATQNPVEQEGTYPLPEAQMDRFIMKVTVDYPEDAAERDIIRLVRSEELGSETSSELITPQHIEPELVIEARRQLPDIAVSELVEDYIVALVMATRKPERYAESNLPKWLEIGASPRASIALDKCARAYAWLQGRDHVTIDDVRAMVPTVLGHRFSLSYDALADGVDHQRVIEELLDAVEIG from the coding sequence ATGAACCACGCACAGCAAGCGATAAATCGACTCATAGAACAAACTGAAAAAAGTGTTATTAGCCAGAGCCACGTTGTTAGAGCTTTGGTGATTGGTCTACTCACTAATGGTCATGTCCTATTGGAAGGTTTACCAGGGACAGCAAAAACACGCTCAGTGAAGTCTCTCTCGAACTTACTTAACGCGAGCTTTGGTCGTATCCAATTTACACCCGATCTTCTGCCTTCCGATGTCACAGGTACAGAGGTCTACCAAGAGGTAGAGGGTAAGCCTCAATTACATTTCCAAGCAGGCCCAATCTTCAATAGTATTGTGTTAGCCGATGAAGTAAACCGTGCGCCCGCCAAAGTGCAAGCAGCGCTACTCGAAGCTATGGCAGAAGGAACCATCACGGTTGGTGGTCAAACTCATGTATTGCCTGAGCTCTTCATGGTTTTAGCGACACAAAACCCAGTGGAGCAAGAGGGTACCTATCCGCTACCAGAAGCGCAAATGGACCGTTTCATCATGAAGGTGACGGTTGATTACCCTGAAGACGCCGCGGAACGTGACATCATTCGATTAGTACGAAGTGAAGAACTAGGTAGTGAAACCAGTTCCGAACTGATCACCCCTCAACATATTGAACCTGAATTGGTGATAGAAGCGCGTCGTCAGTTGCCAGACATTGCTGTTTCAGAGCTTGTAGAAGACTATATTGTCGCTTTGGTTATGGCGACAAGAAAACCTGAGCGTTACGCGGAATCCAATTTGCCTAAATGGCTTGAAATCGGTGCAAGCCCACGTGCTTCTATCGCTCTTGATAAATGTGCTAGAGCGTACGCTTGGTTGCAAGGTCGTGACCACGTCACAATTGATGATGTGCGTGCAATGGTGCCAACTGTATTAGGGCATCGATTCTCTCTCTCTTACGATGCATTGGCCGATGGTGTCGATCATCAGCGAGTCATCGAAGAGTTGCTTGATGCGGTAGAGATTGGTTAA
- a CDS encoding tetratricopeptide repeat protein, whose protein sequence is MSAMLLSIIGGAKRVCCTVTVWLLLLLSGYAVAQPANYVGSETCIDCHAEQVEAWQGSHHDMAMKHADKASVLGDFGDVSVMHQGKENRFFRKGSEYWVNIEGPDGQFHDYKISYTFAFEPLQQYMVEFDDGRVQLIPFAWDSRTKEQGGQRWFHLYPDTTNTDEFYWTNSGQNWNFMCADCHSTNLQKNYDLENNRYQTTWSEINVGCEACHGPASDHIEMANKLESGDVQSEGVSFDAASHYGFDRDLSQAVKEWVYKEGNTTLQPKDIIHTNQVQTCAQCHSRRTQLNETGDHVKGSFFDKYRLSLISPELYYHDGQIYDEDYVYGSFLQSAMAEKGVTCTNCHDPHTAQLKIAEEAVCSQCHIASEYTPEKHTFHQAGTEAAKCTTCHMPETTYMQVDPRRDHSWHVPRPGISQHIDTPNVCTGCHEDKTDQWADAQIGKWFPDSKYRNQQHFAVAFYADAIGHRGAIDALAYSAQDSSLSDIIRASSLERMAGNTGQNTLISLARAVKHDNEMIRLGAVAGSSGYEFTDRWQILEPLLDDSVLSVRTEAAGALVRYWREMNPLQKDLIKPALSEYIEIQEFNADRGFGRTNLGNVYRDLGQHDKAIKYYQGAIKIEPYFENSYANLADLYRALGDESKAMATLQQGIEAQPKSSVLPYSAGLAALRAKEYPQARSYLKQAAEMAESNAQYWYVYGLSLEQVDVLASSEALQRAYGVSRNPQHLYAKCEILARNSTQPGVKPAFNRCIQQLEKVAPPDAVNQLKRMSK, encoded by the coding sequence ATGTCTGCAATGCTGTTATCAATCATAGGTGGCGCTAAACGCGTCTGTTGTACCGTCACTGTTTGGTTATTGCTTCTGTTGAGTGGTTATGCCGTTGCTCAGCCTGCAAATTATGTTGGATCTGAAACCTGTATTGATTGTCACGCAGAACAAGTCGAAGCATGGCAAGGTTCGCATCATGACATGGCGATGAAACATGCTGATAAAGCGTCTGTATTGGGGGACTTTGGTGATGTGAGTGTGATGCATCAAGGTAAAGAAAATCGTTTTTTCCGCAAAGGGTCGGAGTACTGGGTCAACATTGAAGGCCCAGACGGTCAATTTCACGATTATAAAATCAGCTACACCTTTGCCTTTGAACCATTGCAGCAATACATGGTGGAATTCGACGATGGACGAGTACAGCTGATTCCTTTCGCTTGGGACTCCCGAACCAAAGAGCAAGGAGGGCAGCGCTGGTTCCATCTCTATCCAGATACCACTAACACCGATGAGTTCTATTGGACCAATAGCGGCCAAAACTGGAACTTTATGTGCGCAGATTGTCACTCAACCAACCTACAGAAAAACTATGATCTCGAAAACAATCGCTATCAAACGACATGGTCAGAAATCAATGTTGGCTGTGAAGCGTGTCATGGCCCTGCAAGTGACCATATTGAGATGGCGAACAAGTTAGAGAGTGGGGATGTGCAATCAGAAGGTGTTTCTTTTGATGCAGCAAGTCATTACGGTTTTGACCGAGACCTATCGCAAGCGGTGAAAGAGTGGGTCTATAAAGAGGGCAATACCACACTTCAACCTAAAGATATTATCCATACTAATCAAGTGCAGACTTGCGCGCAGTGTCATAGCCGCCGTACGCAGCTTAATGAGACGGGAGATCATGTTAAAGGTTCGTTCTTTGATAAGTATCGACTAAGTCTGATCTCTCCTGAGCTCTATTATCATGATGGCCAGATCTACGATGAAGACTATGTGTATGGCTCGTTTCTACAATCGGCGATGGCTGAAAAAGGGGTAACGTGCACCAACTGTCATGATCCACATACCGCGCAATTAAAGATCGCTGAAGAAGCCGTGTGTAGCCAATGTCACATCGCCTCTGAGTACACGCCTGAAAAGCACACCTTCCACCAAGCCGGTACAGAGGCGGCAAAATGTACAACTTGCCATATGCCAGAAACCACCTACATGCAGGTTGACCCAAGGCGTGACCATAGCTGGCATGTTCCACGTCCAGGTATTAGCCAACATATCGATACCCCTAATGTGTGTACTGGTTGCCACGAGGACAAAACAGATCAATGGGCAGACGCTCAAATAGGGAAATGGTTTCCAGATTCAAAATATCGAAATCAACAACACTTTGCTGTGGCATTTTATGCTGACGCTATTGGGCATCGAGGCGCTATTGATGCTCTAGCGTATTCAGCTCAAGACTCAAGCCTTAGCGACATCATCCGTGCATCGAGCTTAGAGCGCATGGCGGGTAACACGGGGCAAAACACCCTAATTTCATTAGCAAGAGCGGTTAAACACGATAATGAGATGATTCGATTAGGCGCTGTCGCGGGCTCATCGGGTTATGAGTTCACGGATCGCTGGCAGATACTCGAACCTTTACTTGATGATTCAGTACTCTCGGTACGAACAGAAGCAGCAGGAGCGTTAGTTCGTTATTGGCGAGAGATGAATCCACTGCAGAAAGATCTGATTAAGCCCGCCTTATCGGAGTACATAGAGATACAGGAGTTTAATGCCGACAGAGGCTTTGGACGCACCAATTTGGGTAATGTTTATCGCGATCTAGGTCAGCATGACAAAGCGATTAAATACTACCAAGGAGCCATCAAGATTGAGCCTTACTTTGAGAACAGTTACGCCAATTTAGCCGATTTATACCGAGCGCTTGGTGATGAATCAAAAGCGATGGCGACATTGCAACAAGGGATTGAAGCGCAACCCAAATCGAGCGTATTGCCGTACAGTGCAGGCTTAGCTGCGCTCAGAGCCAAAGAATACCCACAGGCTAGGAGCTATTTAAAACAGGCGGCTGAAATGGCCGAGAGTAATGCCCAGTATTGGTATGTCTATGGTCTATCCTTAGAGCAGGTTGATGTTCTCGCCAGTAGCGAAGCATTGCAGCGTGCTTATGGAGTGAGTCGTAATCCACAGCATCTCTATGCAAAATGTGAAATTCTGGCACGAAATTCAACACAGCCCGGAGTAAAACCTGCGTTTAATCGTTGTATCCAGCAATTGGAAAAAGTCGCTCCGCCAGATGCAGTTAATCAATTGAAAAGAATGAGCAAATAA
- a CDS encoding arylsulfatase, with translation MTAKYGVKRRLAILGSAMLAATSTMAAEKPNILVIWGDDIGQSNVSAYTFGLMGYQTPNIDSIAKEGMMFTDYYAEQSCTAGRSTFITGQSVLRTGLSKVGLPGADIGLQAEDATIAELLKPMGYMTGQFGKNHLGDKDEFLPTAHGFDEFFGNLYHLNAEEEPENEDYPKDPEFRKKFGPRGVIKSFADGKIEDTGPLTRKRMETVDEETLDAALDFMDRAVKADKPFFVWWNATRMHFRTHVQPDSKGVTGISNYADGMVEHDRHVGQLLKQVDDLGIKDNTIVFYSTDNGPHMNSWPDAGTTPFRGEKNTNWEGAYRVPAMVRWPGKIAPGTISNEIMHHMDWMPTFLAAAGDDKIKEKLLKGHTAGDKTFKLHLDGYNFLPYLTGEEEKGRRAEIFYFTDDGDLAALRYNNWKAVFMEQRATGTMQIWAEPFVTLRLPKLFNLRMDPYENADITSNTYYDWLLDHAYMFVPAQAYVGEFLETFAEYPPRQKAASFSLDQVMEKLQESHNK, from the coding sequence ATGACAGCAAAATATGGTGTCAAACGTCGGCTAGCGATATTGGGTTCCGCGATGCTAGCTGCAACATCAACGATGGCGGCTGAAAAGCCCAATATTTTGGTTATCTGGGGTGATGACATTGGTCAGTCTAATGTCAGTGCTTACACTTTTGGTCTTATGGGGTATCAAACTCCAAACATCGATAGCATCGCCAAAGAGGGCATGATGTTCACTGATTATTACGCTGAGCAGTCTTGTACTGCTGGGCGATCAACCTTCATTACCGGGCAAAGTGTACTTCGAACTGGCCTCAGTAAAGTGGGCTTGCCAGGCGCTGATATCGGCTTACAGGCTGAAGATGCAACCATTGCAGAGCTGCTTAAACCTATGGGTTACATGACAGGGCAGTTTGGTAAAAACCACCTTGGCGATAAAGATGAATTTCTTCCAACGGCACACGGGTTTGACGAATTTTTTGGCAACCTTTACCACCTAAATGCTGAAGAAGAACCAGAAAATGAAGACTACCCAAAAGACCCAGAGTTTCGTAAGAAGTTCGGCCCTCGTGGTGTGATTAAGTCTTTTGCTGATGGAAAAATTGAAGATACAGGACCACTCACGCGTAAGCGTATGGAAACCGTTGATGAAGAAACGTTAGATGCGGCACTCGACTTTATGGATCGTGCTGTTAAAGCCGACAAGCCATTCTTTGTTTGGTGGAATGCGACACGTATGCACTTTAGAACGCATGTGCAGCCAGATAGCAAAGGCGTAACAGGTATCAGTAACTATGCCGATGGTATGGTTGAGCATGACAGACATGTTGGTCAACTACTTAAACAAGTGGATGATTTAGGCATCAAAGACAACACGATTGTTTTCTACTCAACCGACAATGGGCCTCACATGAATTCGTGGCCAGATGCAGGTACAACCCCATTCCGTGGTGAGAAAAACACTAACTGGGAAGGGGCATATCGTGTACCAGCAATGGTTCGTTGGCCTGGTAAAATTGCACCGGGAACCATTTCTAACGAAATCATGCACCACATGGATTGGATGCCGACATTCTTAGCGGCTGCTGGCGATGACAAGATCAAAGAGAAGCTTCTTAAGGGTCATACCGCAGGTGACAAGACGTTCAAACTTCACCTTGATGGCTACAACTTCCTGCCTTACTTAACGGGTGAAGAAGAGAAAGGACGTCGTGCGGAGATCTTCTACTTTACAGATGATGGCGACTTAGCTGCTCTTCGTTACAACAACTGGAAAGCGGTATTCATGGAGCAGCGAGCAACAGGTACCATGCAAATTTGGGCGGAACCGTTCGTGACATTGCGTCTACCTAAACTGTTCAATCTTCGTATGGACCCATACGAAAACGCTGACATCACGTCGAACACATACTACGACTGGTTGTTGGATCACGCATATATGTTTGTTCCGGCACAAGCGTATGTTGGTGAGTTTTTGGAAACCTTTGCTGAGTATCCACCACGACAAAAAGCAGCAAGCTTTAGTCTGGATCAGGTAATGGAAAAACTCCAAGAAAGCCACAACAAATAG